Proteins found in one Nerophis lumbriciformis linkage group LG27, RoL_Nlum_v2.1, whole genome shotgun sequence genomic segment:
- the b3gntl1 gene encoding queuosine-tRNA galactosyltransferase, producing MESPEGSEVESGVSMNPHKRLCTANNRPGTALNEVVDVSIIMPMYNASLWLDECLQAIFDQDFTGSMELSVFDDASTDDSRKVVEAWRQKLEGRSISVVISGHNSEQPRGVGYAKNKAVAQSCGKYLCFQDADDVMLPQRVQLQYKASVLHSNSLIGCRVQRLPEGSTERYTRWINTITQDQLLTQVYTSHGPTVIMPTWFCSRHWFSNVGWFSEESKGVPEDLIFFYQSLRQGVGVTRVDQCLVVYRYHEKATTHSVKEETIWNLRVGFLQERVISQWESFTIWNAGKQGRKLYRYLNATNQKKVKAFCDVDKNKIDKGFYTYEDSKEQPKPKIPILHYKDASPPFIICVKLDMTGGILEENLKSLQLKEGTDFFHFN from the exons AGTATCATCATGCCAATGTACAACGCCTCCCTTTGGCTGGACGAGTGTCTGCAGGCCATATTTGACCAAGACTTCACCGGGTCAATGGAACTTTCTGTTTTTGATGACGCCAGCACT GATGACTCCAGAAAAGTGGTGGAAGCTTGGAGGCAGAAGTTGGAGGGGAGGAGCATCTCAGTGGTGATCAGTGGCCACAACTCAGAGCAGCCAAGAGGAG TGGGATATGCAAAGAATAAGGCAGTAGCGCAGAGCTGTGGAAAATACTTGTGCTTTCAGGATGCA GATGACGTCATGTTGCCCCAAAGGGTTCAGCTGCAGTACAAGGCATCTGTCCTTCACTCAAACTCT CTGATCGGCTGTAGAGTCCAAAGGCTTCCTGAGGGATCCACAGAACGTTATACCCGCTGGATCAACACGATCACACAGGATCAGCTTCTCACACAA GTGTACACCTCGCATGGACCAACTGTCATCATGCCAACGTGGTTCTGCTCAAGACACTGGTTCTCCAATGTTGGATGGTTTAGCGAGGAAAGCAAG GGAGTGCCTGAGGACTTGATCTTCTTTTACCAGAGTCTTCGTCAAGGAGTGGGTGTGACCAGAGTTGACCAGTGCCTGGTGGTGTACCGTTACCATGAGAAGGCCACCACACACTCTGTGAAAGA GGAAACCATTTGGAACCTGCGAGttggattccttcaggagagggtTATTAGCCAATGGGAGAGTTTCACCATTTGGAATGCTGGCAAACAAGGCCGCAAGCTGTACCGATACCTCAACGCCACCAATCAGAAGAAA GTGAAAGCTTTCTGTGATGTGGACAAGAACAAGATTGATAAAGGCTTTTATACATATGAGGACTCTAAG GAACAACCGAAGCCAAAAATTCCAATTCTGCACTACAAAGATGCGTCCCCACCTTTTATCATCTGTGTCAAGCTG GACATGACAGGCGGCATTTTGGAGGAAAACCTCAAGTCATTGCAGTTGAAAGAAGGAACAGATTTCTTCCATTTCAACTGA